From Nicotiana tabacum cultivar K326 chromosome 20, ASM71507v2, whole genome shotgun sequence, one genomic window encodes:
- the LOC107805319 gene encoding galactolipase DONGLE, chloroplastic-like → MASTLMLKLPDPNMKFSTFSGEFPTKPSSSLSSISLKLIPIMASTSVREPLVISRKNIITTNNICRSIMTTTFIHSNISSNTTTNTLASMWREIQGSKNWQNLVNPLDNLLQNEIIRYGEFVAACYNAFDLDPNSKRYLNCKYGKNSMLNEVGLGNSGYNVTKYIYATTDINVLSIGQKCSSGRWIGYVAVSNNEESKRLGRRDVLITFRGTVTNPEWIANLMSTLTPAHLDPNNLRPEIKVEAGFLSLYTSNEDEKFGLGSCREQLLSEIRRVINMYKGEEMSITIAGHSMGSALALLLAYDIAELGLNTTTAPESQVSHQNRLYESSPSVSENNIIPVTVFSFGGPRVGNLGFKERCEELGIKVLRIVNVNDPITKLPGVFLNENFRVLLGGKYEVPWSCSCYAHVGVEILLDFFNMQNPTCVHDLGTYLNLLKIPKSNLQVQREEGIDFLNRAKEFFLWGLNISMLYNGEIMLPSIW, encoded by the coding sequence ATGGCATCCACATTAATGCTTAAATTGCCAGATCCAAATATGAAATTTTCTACATTTTCAGGTGAGTttccaacaaaaccatcatcttCATTATCATCAATATCATTAAAATTGATACCAATTATGGCTTCTACTTCTGTTCGAGAACCACTTGTAATATCaagaaaaaatattattactacCAATAACATTTGTCGTAGTATTATGACTACAACATTTATTCATAGTAACATTAGTAGTAATACTACTACTAATACATTGGCTTCCATGTGGAGAGAAATCCAAGGGTCAAAAAATTGGCAAAATTTAGTGAATCCATTGGATAATCTTTTACAAAATGAGATTATTAGGTATGGAGAGTTTGTGGCTGCATGTTACAATGCTTTTGATCTTGATCCAAATTCAAAAAGATACTTGAATTGCAAGTATGGAAAAAATAGTATGTTGAATGAAGTTGGCTTGGGAAACTCAGGATATAATGTAACAAAATACATTTATGCTACTACAGATATCAATGTTTTATCAATTGGTCAAAAATGCTCTAGTGGAAGATGGATTGGTTATGTCGCAGTTTCAAATAATGAAGAATCTAAGAGACTGGGCAGGAGAGATGTGCTCATCACGTTCCGAGGAACGGTCACTAATCCTGAATGGATAGCGAATTTGATGAGCACATTAACTCCTGCCCATCTTGATCCGAATAATCTCAGGCCTGAAATTAAGGTTGAAGCTGGATTTTTGAGTTTGTACACCTCGAACGAGGATGAAAAGTTCGGTCTTGGAAGTTGTCGCGAACAATTGCTTTCTGAGATAAGGAGAGTAATAAATATGTATAAAGGCGAGGAAATGAGCATAACAATTGCAGGACATAGTATGGGAAGTGCATTAGCCCTTTTATTAGCTTATGACATTGCGGAGTTGGGATTGAACACAACAACTGCCCCTGAATCCCAAGTAAGTCATCAGAATCGACTATATGAATCATCACCATCAGTATCAGAAAATAACATCATACCGGTCACGGTTTTTTCCTTTGGAGGTCCTAGGGTTGGAAATCTTGGCTTCAAAGAGAGATGTGAAGAGTTAGGTATAAAAGTATTGAGAATAGTGAATGTAAATGATCCCATCACAAAACTTCCTGGGGTTTTTTTGAATGAGAATTTTAGGGTTTTATTGGGTGGGAAGTATGAGGTTCCTTGGAGTTGTTCATGTTATGCTCATGTTGGAGTTGAAATCTTGTTAGATTTCTTCAACATGCAAAACCCTACTTGTGTACATGACTTGGGAACTTATCTCAATTTGCTCAAAATTCCTAAGagtaatttgcaagttcaaagaGAAGAAGGCATTGATTTCTTGAATAGAGCAAAGGAGTTTTTCCTTTGGGGGCTCAATATTTCAATGCTTTATAATGGAGAAATAATGTTGCCATCCATTTGGTGA